A single genomic interval of Nonomuraea rubra harbors:
- the corA gene encoding magnesium/cobalt transporter CorA: protein MPTRTAHPLPKPVREICVPPVDSLVEFGAYVQGKKVTAPGIVEALGLVRAHNESNDGARAFVWVGLHEPAAPEVEWLSEVFGLHPLAVEDAVKAHQRPKVERYGESLFMVLKTIAYLDHDELTATSEIIATGEIMVFLGPDFVVTVRHGAHCSLAGVRERLEDKPKLMNRGPAGVLHAISDHVVDQYLQVADLMQLELEEVEATVFADVSSRDINRIYQLKREMLEMKRAITPLQSPMAALPQRRVIPSEMRDYFRDVGDHLSRVCEQVESSNELCSSILQAALARSNALANEDMRKISSWVAILAVPTMIAGIYGMNFDFMPETKQVWGYPAVLAVMVTTCVLLHRGFRRNGWL from the coding sequence GTGCCGACGCGCACCGCGCACCCGCTCCCGAAGCCTGTGCGTGAGATCTGCGTGCCGCCGGTCGATTCGCTAGTGGAGTTCGGCGCCTACGTCCAGGGCAAGAAGGTCACGGCCCCTGGCATCGTCGAGGCGCTCGGCCTCGTACGGGCGCACAACGAGAGCAACGACGGCGCCCGCGCGTTCGTCTGGGTGGGCCTGCACGAGCCGGCCGCGCCCGAGGTGGAGTGGCTCTCCGAGGTCTTCGGCCTGCACCCGCTGGCCGTCGAGGACGCCGTCAAGGCCCACCAGCGGCCCAAGGTCGAGCGGTACGGCGAGTCGCTGTTCATGGTGCTCAAGACCATCGCCTACCTCGACCACGACGAGCTGACCGCCACCAGCGAGATCATCGCCACCGGCGAGATCATGGTGTTCCTCGGCCCCGACTTCGTGGTGACGGTGCGCCACGGCGCGCACTGCTCGCTCGCCGGGGTCCGCGAGCGCCTGGAGGACAAGCCGAAGCTGATGAACCGCGGCCCGGCGGGTGTCCTGCACGCCATCTCCGACCATGTCGTCGACCAGTACCTGCAGGTGGCCGACCTCATGCAGCTGGAGCTGGAAGAGGTGGAGGCGACCGTGTTCGCGGACGTCAGCTCCCGCGACATCAACCGGATCTACCAGCTCAAGCGCGAGATGCTGGAGATGAAGCGGGCTATCACGCCGCTGCAGTCGCCCATGGCCGCGCTGCCCCAGCGCCGCGTCATCCCCTCGGAGATGCGCGACTACTTCCGCGACGTCGGGGACCACCTGTCACGCGTGTGCGAGCAGGTCGAGTCCTCCAACGAGCTGTGCAGCTCGATCCTGCAGGCCGCGCTCGCCCGCTCGAACGCCCTCGCCAACGAGGACATGCGGAAGATCTCGTCCTGGGTGGCCATCCTGGCCGTGCCCACCATGATCGCCGGGATCTACGGGATGAACTTCGACTTCATGCCGGAGACCAAGCAGGTCTGGGGGTACCCGGCGGTGCTGGCCGTGATGGTCACGACCTGCGTGCTGCTGCACCGCGGCTTCCGCCGCAACGGCTGGCTCTAG